The Candidatus Nealsonbacteria bacterium CG07_land_8_20_14_0_80_39_13 DNA window ACTATGGAAGACAGAGGCGTCAGACTTAAAGAATGATGTTGTGAAGACGGCAAAATGAAAAAAGAAAAAAATAAAAAAAACAAAAAAAATTAAAAAAATAAAAAATAGGGAAAAAAATACGAAAAAATGAAAAAAACAATGAATGAGTTGAAAGGAAAGGCACCGGCGTTATTGGTGTTGCTGTTGCTGTTGTTATTAACAGCAGTGGTTGGATGCATAGGAGATAATAAGAAAGATAGCAGTGGCGATTTACTTACCGAAAAGGCAGAAAAAGTAGCGACCTATTTGGGGCCCGAAACGATCGGAATATTAGTGATAGCTTTGATAATAATTGTTCTGGCAGCTATTTTTATTGGAACCGTTAATTTGGATAATAACTGGACCATAGCAAGAGTCGCTAAATATGCTTTTGGCATGTGGGTATTGGTTGTAGCTATTGTACTCTGTACATCTCTGATAGTAACTATACCAGCGGGATTTGAAGGAGTAGAGTATAGTTGGTTGTCCGGCGGGGTTCAAGATAAATATTATGGCGAAGGGACAAGTTATAAAAGCCCTTTTTCAGAGATATGGAAATATCCTGTCAGAACTCAGCAGAAGACAGAGTCTATGCACGCTTTATCCAACGAAGGACTAAGTATACAAATGGATGCGACATTAACGTATAAAATTAGTCCGGGTAAAGCATATGAGATACATAGAGGGATAGGCCCTAGCTATGAAGAAGTTGTTGTCTTGCCACAGTTTCGGTCAGTCGTAAGGGAGGCCGTAGCTGAATATCAGGCAGCAGACATCTACACCGAAAAAAGAGCAGTTCTGGAACAAAAGGTGGTCGCTGATATCACACAGAGATTAAAAGGAAAGGACATAATCGTTGAAAATGTTCTTTTTAGGAATATTGAGCTCCCCCCGCAGTTAAAAACATCAATTGAGGAAAAGAAAAAAGCGGAGCAGGATGCGTTACGTATGGAATATGTTTTACTGAAAGAAACGCAGGAGGCCAAAAGGAAGATAATAGAGGCGGGAGGAATAGCCGATGCAAATAAGATAATAGCGTCAGGGCTGACAGACCAATATCTGAAATGGTATTGGATGAAAGAGTTCTCCGATAATGACAACGTTATGTTTGTCCAATTGGGGGCAGATGGAACTCCGATGTATACCAATACTGGAACTGGGAATATTGGTAATGTTTCAGGCGTAGCAACGGTATTTGACATAGCTTCTCTTCTCGACATGGAAGCCAAAAACTTTTCCCAGCCGGCACCGGCGTAATTGCTGGTCGTGGAAATAGCATACGGATAGTAAACTATCCGTTTTTTATTTCTTTATTTCTCATCTTCGTTCTGTTTTAGGGGAATTTATGATACAATGACAAAATTGGGGCAAGTGCTTGATACTTAATACTTGCTACTTAATACTAATCTATGTCATTTTTTACTAAAATTTTCGGGGAGAGCAGCGATTCTTTTGTTAAGGAAATTCAGCCCATTCTTGAGAAAATAAATTCTCTTGAGGCGGATATTGCGAAATTTTCCGATGGACAAATTAAAGAGGAGGTTTCAAAAATTAAAGAAAGAATAAAAAACGGAGAACCGCTTGATGAGGTTTTAGCTCCTGTTTTTGCCTTAGTTAGGGAAGCTGGAAAAAGAACTTTGAATCAACGCCATTATGACTCTCAAGTAGTCGGAGGAATAGCCCTGCATCAGGGGAAAATCGCTGAAATGAAAACCGGAGAAGGAAAAACTTTGGCCGCTACTTTGGCTCTCTGCCTTAACGCTTTGGAAGGGAAGGGCGCTCATTTAATAACAGTCAATGATTATTTATCCAAGAGGGATGCCATCTGGATGGGACAGATATATTATGCTTTGGGGCTATCAACATCCTGCATAGTTCATGACAGCGCTTTTATTTATGACCCGGAATACCAGGACGAAAAATTCCAAATCCCAAATTCCAAATTCCAAATAAGCTCCAACAACCAAAATCTAAAATTAGGAGAAAAAGAAGATGAACGCGATGAGGAAAGGGATATAAAGGGAGGGTTTAAGATTGTTAAGAGTTATTTGCGGCCGGTATCGCGAAAAGAGGCCTATGCGGCCGACATTACTTACGGAACGAATAACGAATTCGGCTTTGATTATTTAAGGGATAATTTGGTTTATGATTTGGGACAAAAAAGCCAAAGAGGATATAATTTTTCCATTATTGACGAGGTTGATTCAATTTTGATTGATGAAGCCAGAACGCCTCTGATTATTTCCGCTCCGGATATGGAAAGCTCAAAATGGTATCAGGATTTTGCCCGCATCATACCTAAGTTAAATTCCGAAACGGATTATAAAATAGACGAAAAGATGAAAGCGGTTACTTTGACCGAAGAAGGAATGGAAAAGGTGGAAAAGATTTTAGGTATGGGCAATATCTATGAGGAGAAAGGAATAAAATATGTCCATCACTTGGAGCAATCTTTGAGGGCGGAAGCTTTGTTCAAAAAAGACAAGGATTATGTTTCCAAAGACGGGCAGATAATTATCGTTGACGAATTTACCGGACGGCTGATGCCCGGTCGGCGCTGGTCAGGAGGACTTCATCAGGCCATTGAGGCCAAGGAAGGAGTGTTTGTTCAGCCGGAATCATTGACTTTGGCCAGCATCACTTTTCAGAATTATTTCAGAATGTATAAAAAATTATCAGGAATGACAGGAACAGCTCTCACTTCAGCTGAAGAATTTGATAAGGTTTACAAATTAGAAACGGTTTTAATACCGACCAATAAACCAACCATCAGGAAAGACCTTCCGGATAAAGTTTATAAAACCGTGGCCGGAAAATTCAAAGCCGTGGTGGCGGAAATAAAAGAGAAGCACGAAAAGGGTCAGCCGATTTTGGTCGGCACGACTTCAATTGAAAAAAACGAATATCTGGGGAAATTATTGGAAAGAGAGGGGATTGCCCATCAAATTCTGAACGCCAAGAATCATGAGAAAGAAGGAGAAATTATTGCTCAAGCCGGAAGATTCGGAGCAGTGACCATCGCCACTAATATGGCCGGCAGAGGAGTTGATATCATACTCGGAGGCAATCCGCCGAATCCTGAAGAATCTAAAAAAGTAACCGAAGCGGGCGGTTTACATGTCATCGGCACAGAAAGGCATGAGGCGAGGAGAATTGATAATCAATTAAGAGGAAGAGCCGGAAGGCAGGGAGACTCGGGTTCTTCACAATTTTTTCTTTCCTTGGAAGATGATCTGTTAAGGGTTTTTGGCGGGGATAGAATTAAATCATTAATGGAGAAATTGAATCTTCCCGAAGATGAGCCGATTGAAGTGGGAATTCTTTCCAATGCCATTGAAAGCGCTCAAGCGAAGATTGAGGGTTTTAATTTTGATTCCAGAAAGCATGT harbors:
- a CDS encoding preprotein translocase subunit SecA; protein product: MSFFTKIFGESSDSFVKEIQPILEKINSLEADIAKFSDGQIKEEVSKIKERIKNGEPLDEVLAPVFALVREAGKRTLNQRHYDSQVVGGIALHQGKIAEMKTGEGKTLAATLALCLNALEGKGAHLITVNDYLSKRDAIWMGQIYYALGLSTSCIVHDSAFIYDPEYQDEKFQIPNSKFQISSNNQNLKLGEKEDERDEERDIKGGFKIVKSYLRPVSRKEAYAADITYGTNNEFGFDYLRDNLVYDLGQKSQRGYNFSIIDEVDSILIDEARTPLIISAPDMESSKWYQDFARIIPKLNSETDYKIDEKMKAVTLTEEGMEKVEKILGMGNIYEEKGIKYVHHLEQSLRAEALFKKDKDYVSKDGQIIIVDEFTGRLMPGRRWSGGLHQAIEAKEGVFVQPESLTLASITFQNYFRMYKKLSGMTGTALTSAEEFDKVYKLETVLIPTNKPTIRKDLPDKVYKTVAGKFKAVVAEIKEKHEKGQPILVGTTSIEKNEYLGKLLEREGIAHQILNAKNHEKEGEIIAQAGRFGAVTIATNMAGRGVDIILGGNPPNPEESKKVTEAGGLHVIGTERHEARRIDNQLRGRAGRQGDSGSSQFFLSLEDDLLRVFGGDRIKSLMEKLNLPEDEPIEVGILSNAIESAQAKIEGFNFDSRKHVLEYDDVLNKHREIIYKRRLEILGKTKEEGLRDQMLEIVAKAGFSKDDYEKKEKELGPEVMRHAEKAVSLRILDSLWMEHLENMEYLRDAVRLRAYGQRDPIIEYKNEGHKAFQELLKQIELTTAETILKITLAPQRENPQFSQPAPIVSQKQLTGRNDPCPCGSGKKYKKCCMNK